From a region of the Raphanus sativus cultivar WK10039 unplaced genomic scaffold, ASM80110v3 Scaffold0634, whole genome shotgun sequence genome:
- the LOC130502653 gene encoding purple acid phosphatase 15-like isoform X1 has protein sequence MVIEGNHEIEPQASGVTFKSYSERFAVPATESGSNSNFYYSFDAGGVHFVMLGAYVDYNQTGAQYAWLKEDLSKVDRAVTPWLVATMHPPWYNSYSSHYQEFECMRQEMEELLYQHRVDVIFAGHVHAYERMNRIYNYTLDPCGAVYITIGDGGNIEKVDVDFADDPGKCPSPGDNVPEIGGSCPLNFTSGPAKDKFCWDRQPDWSAFRESSFGHGILEVMNSTHALWTWHRNQDVYKDNSYGDQIYIVRQPNLCISPATSSRRKKRDIRRRK, from the exons ATGGTCATTGAAGGCAACCATGAGATTGAGCCTCAAGCTTCCGGGGTCACCTTTAAGTCATACTCTGAAAGGTTTGCAGTTCCTGCTACTGAGAGTGGCTCCAACAGCAACTTCTACTATTCTTTTGATGCTGGAGGAGTGCATTTTGTTATGTTGGGTGCATATGTCGATTACAATCAGACTG GAGCACAATACGCATGGCTGAAGGAAGATTTGTCTAAAGTTGATCGCGCGGTGACACCTTGGCTAGTCGCAACAATGCATCCACCTTGGTACAATAGCTACTCCTCACACTACCAGGAGTTTGAATGCATGAGGCAGGAAATGGAAGAGCTTCTTTACCAACACCGTGTCGACGTCATTTTTGCAGGACAT GTACATGCATACGAGAGGATGAACCGAATATACAACTACACGCTAGACCCATGTGGGGCTGTTTACATAACAATCGGAGATGGTGGGAACATAGAGAAAGTTGACGTGGACTTTGCAGATGACCCTGGGAAGTGTCCTTCCCCTGGAGACAACGTACCCGAGATTGGAGGATCGTGCCCTCTAAACTTTACTTCTGGCCCTGCCAAAGACAAGTTTTGCTGGGACAGACAGCCTGATTGGAGTGCCTTCAGAGAGAGCAGCTTCGGCCATGGAATCCTAGAG GTCATGAATTCAACGCACGCCTTGTGGACATGGCATAGGAATCAGGATGTCTATAAAGACAACAGCTATGGTGATCAGATATATATTGTTCGTCAACCAAATCTCTGCATTTCCCCTGCAACATCGAG CAGGCGGAAGAAGAGAGACATCAGGCGGCGAAAATAG
- the LOC130502653 gene encoding purple acid phosphatase 15-like isoform X2: MVIEGNHEIEPQASGVTFKSYSERFAVPATESGSNSNFYYSFDAGGVHFVMLGAYVDYNQTGAQYAWLKEDLSKVDRAVTPWLVATMHPPWYNSYSSHYQEFECMRQEMEELLYQHRVDVIFAGHVHAYERMNRIYNYTLDPCGAVYITIGDGGNIEKVDVDFADDPGKCPSPGDNVPEIGGSCPLNFTSGPAKDKFCWDRQPDWSAFRESSFGHGILEVMNSTHALWTWHRNQDVYKDNSYGDQIYIVRQPNLCISPATSRRKKRDIRRRK, from the exons ATGGTCATTGAAGGCAACCATGAGATTGAGCCTCAAGCTTCCGGGGTCACCTTTAAGTCATACTCTGAAAGGTTTGCAGTTCCTGCTACTGAGAGTGGCTCCAACAGCAACTTCTACTATTCTTTTGATGCTGGAGGAGTGCATTTTGTTATGTTGGGTGCATATGTCGATTACAATCAGACTG GAGCACAATACGCATGGCTGAAGGAAGATTTGTCTAAAGTTGATCGCGCGGTGACACCTTGGCTAGTCGCAACAATGCATCCACCTTGGTACAATAGCTACTCCTCACACTACCAGGAGTTTGAATGCATGAGGCAGGAAATGGAAGAGCTTCTTTACCAACACCGTGTCGACGTCATTTTTGCAGGACAT GTACATGCATACGAGAGGATGAACCGAATATACAACTACACGCTAGACCCATGTGGGGCTGTTTACATAACAATCGGAGATGGTGGGAACATAGAGAAAGTTGACGTGGACTTTGCAGATGACCCTGGGAAGTGTCCTTCCCCTGGAGACAACGTACCCGAGATTGGAGGATCGTGCCCTCTAAACTTTACTTCTGGCCCTGCCAAAGACAAGTTTTGCTGGGACAGACAGCCTGATTGGAGTGCCTTCAGAGAGAGCAGCTTCGGCCATGGAATCCTAGAG GTCATGAATTCAACGCACGCCTTGTGGACATGGCATAGGAATCAGGATGTCTATAAAGACAACAGCTATGGTGATCAGATATATATTGTTCGTCAACCAAATCTCTGCATTTCCCCTGCAACATCGAG GCGGAAGAAGAGAGACATCAGGCGGCGAAAATAG